The Streptomyces sp. NBC_01353 genome contains a region encoding:
- a CDS encoding serine hydrolase domain-containing protein — protein MSLQSLAMIENWPVPTAAAAVVRADGTLAGAHGPTGQRFPLASVTKPLAAYAVLVAYEEGAIDLEEPAGPEGSTVRHLLAHTSGLAFDEQRIMAAPGARRIYSNTGFEALGDHVAKATDIPFAEYLHQAVLEPLGMTSTTLEGSPAKDGVSTVDDLVRFAAEVQAPRLLDARTVLDAMTVTYPGLTGILPGYGHQRPNDWGLGFEIRDSKSPHWTGASSSPRTFGHFGQSGTFLWIDPDARAACVALSDRAFGPWAVEAWPPFTDAVLAELRAGA, from the coding sequence ATGTCCCTGCAGAGCCTGGCGATGATCGAGAACTGGCCCGTCCCCACCGCGGCCGCCGCTGTCGTACGCGCGGACGGCACCCTGGCCGGGGCCCACGGCCCCACCGGGCAGCGGTTCCCGCTCGCCTCCGTCACCAAGCCGCTGGCGGCCTACGCCGTCCTCGTCGCGTACGAGGAGGGGGCGATCGACCTCGAAGAGCCCGCCGGGCCGGAGGGCTCGACCGTCCGCCACCTGCTGGCCCACACCTCGGGTCTGGCCTTCGACGAGCAGCGGATCATGGCCGCGCCGGGCGCGCGCCGGATCTACTCCAACACCGGGTTCGAGGCGCTCGGCGACCATGTCGCCAAGGCGACGGACATCCCGTTCGCCGAGTATCTGCACCAGGCGGTCCTGGAGCCGCTGGGGATGACCTCGACGACGCTGGAGGGCTCGCCCGCCAAGGACGGCGTCTCGACGGTCGACGACCTGGTGCGGTTCGCGGCGGAGGTGCAGGCGCCCCGACTGCTCGACGCCCGTACGGTGCTCGACGCGATGACGGTGACGTACCCCGGTCTGACCGGCATCCTGCCCGGCTACGGCCACCAGCGACCCAACGACTGGGGGCTCGGCTTCGAGATCCGGGACTCCAAGTCGCCGCACTGGACGGGGGCTTCGTCCTCGCCGCGTACGTTCGGTCACTTCGGGCAGTCGGGCACGTTCCTGTGGATCGATCCGGACGCGCGGGCCGCGTGCGTGGCGCTTTCGGACCGGGCCTTCGGGCCGTGGGCGGTCGAGGCGTGGCCGCCGTTCACGGACGCGGTGCTCGCGGAGCTGCGGGCCGGAGCCTGA
- a CDS encoding MerR family transcriptional regulator — protein MSVIESTTRPHGQDRYTISEVAALTGLTAHTLRWYERIGLMPHVDRSHTGQRRFAQRDLDWLAFVGKLRLTGMPVAAMVRYAELVREGDHTRDERRELLETTRRDVLSRIGELQDALAVLDIKISHYGNHPNQCGGPTS, from the coding sequence ATGAGCGTGATCGAGAGCACGACGCGGCCGCACGGACAGGACCGCTACACGATCAGCGAGGTGGCCGCCCTGACCGGGCTCACGGCGCACACCCTGCGCTGGTACGAGCGGATCGGGCTCATGCCGCACGTCGACCGTTCACACACCGGCCAGCGCCGCTTCGCCCAGCGCGATCTGGACTGGCTGGCCTTCGTCGGCAAGCTCCGGCTGACCGGGATGCCGGTCGCCGCGATGGTGCGGTACGCGGAGCTGGTGCGGGAGGGCGACCACACCCGGGACGAACGGCGCGAGCTCCTGGAGACCACCCGGCGGGACGTGCTCTCCCGGATCGGCGAGCTCCAGGACGCGCTCGCCGTGCTCGACATCAAGATCAGCCACTACGGAAACCACCCGAACCAATGCGGAGGCCCCACCTCATGA
- a CDS encoding aldo/keto reductase: protein MSRIDTVRLGGQDGPEIGVQGFGAMGISEFYGDTDEAAARDTLDAALEAGVTLIDTADVYGSGANEEFLAPFVAAHRDEITLATKFAIERRADDPHYRGIRNDRGYIRQAVEASLRRLGIETIDLYYMHRRDPEIPFAESVGAMAELVQEGKVRQLGLSEVTGAELREAYAVHPIAALQSEWSLFSRDVERSAVGAAAELGVTFVPYSPLGRGFLTGAFADASKDLSGGDFRQYQPRFTGENAAKNAALLEPVLKIAAAHGASAAQIALAWVQQRATVHGLTVVPIPGTRKRTRLEENAAATWITLTEQELAELEPIAAQVAGDRYPDMRSTSAARE, encoded by the coding sequence ATGAGCAGGATCGACACCGTACGGCTCGGCGGCCAGGACGGGCCCGAGATCGGCGTCCAGGGCTTCGGGGCCATGGGCATCAGCGAGTTCTACGGCGACACCGACGAGGCCGCCGCCCGCGACACCCTCGACGCGGCGCTGGAGGCCGGCGTCACCCTGATCGACACGGCGGACGTCTACGGCAGCGGCGCCAACGAGGAGTTCCTGGCGCCGTTCGTCGCCGCGCACCGCGACGAGATCACCCTCGCCACCAAGTTCGCCATCGAGCGGCGCGCCGACGACCCGCACTACCGGGGGATCCGCAACGACCGCGGGTACATCCGCCAGGCCGTGGAGGCGAGCCTGCGCCGCCTCGGCATCGAGACGATCGACCTCTACTACATGCACCGGCGCGACCCGGAGATCCCCTTCGCGGAGTCGGTCGGGGCGATGGCGGAGCTCGTACAGGAGGGCAAGGTCAGGCAGCTCGGCCTGAGCGAGGTGACCGGCGCGGAGCTGCGCGAGGCGTACGCGGTGCATCCGATCGCCGCCCTCCAGTCGGAGTGGTCCCTCTTCTCCCGCGACGTGGAGCGCAGCGCGGTCGGCGCGGCCGCCGAGCTGGGCGTGACCTTCGTGCCGTACTCCCCGCTGGGCAGGGGCTTCCTGACGGGCGCCTTCGCGGACGCCTCGAAGGACCTGTCGGGCGGCGACTTCCGCCAGTACCAGCCCCGCTTCACCGGCGAGAACGCGGCGAAGAACGCGGCGCTCCTGGAGCCGGTCCTGAAGATCGCGGCGGCGCACGGGGCCTCGGCGGCGCAGATCGCCCTGGCGTGGGTGCAGCAGCGCGCCACGGTCCACGGCCTGACGGTCGTCCCGATCCCGGGCACCCGTAAGCGCACCCGCCTGGAGGAGAACGCGGCGGCGACCTGGATCACCCTGACCGAGCAGGAACTCGCGGAGCTGGAGCCGATCGCAGCGCAGGTGGCGGGGGACCGCTACCCGGACATGAGGTCCACGTCGGCGGCGCGGGAGTAG